In Streptomyces violaceusniger Tu 4113, one DNA window encodes the following:
- a CDS encoding restriction endonuclease — translation MATSGRRPRIGRQYAFSLRNLSVCFGLIAIVVFGVGVTVRAAGGATGAQPAAAVAVGLLTLLAAVVMRHRRTAPASPEEDSLGAADFEAMTASEFEQAVADLCERDGCRVSRVEGGAGDLGADVLATAPDGQRIVIQCKRYDSTHRVGSQDVQRFGGTCFAVHDAQIAAVVTTSEFTKPAAEYATQCGILCIDGQELATWASTGPAPWTE, via the coding sequence ATGGCCACTTCCGGCCGTCGGCCGCGTATCGGGCGTCAGTACGCCTTCAGCCTGCGGAATCTCTCAGTCTGCTTCGGGCTGATCGCCATCGTTGTCTTCGGGGTGGGGGTCACCGTAAGAGCCGCCGGCGGCGCGACCGGCGCCCAACCTGCCGCCGCCGTGGCCGTGGGACTGCTCACTCTTTTGGCCGCCGTCGTGATGCGCCACCGCCGTACGGCCCCCGCTTCCCCCGAGGAGGATTCCCTCGGAGCAGCTGACTTCGAGGCGATGACGGCCAGTGAGTTCGAGCAGGCGGTGGCGGACCTGTGTGAACGGGACGGCTGCCGGGTCAGCCGGGTGGAGGGCGGCGCGGGCGACCTGGGCGCGGACGTCCTCGCCACCGCCCCCGACGGCCAGCGCATTGTCATCCAGTGCAAGCGATACGACTCGACTCACAGGGTCGGCTCGCAGGATGTTCAGCGCTTCGGCGGAACGTGCTTCGCCGTCCACGACGCCCAGATCGCTGCGGTGGTCACGACCAGCGAGTTCACCAAGCCCGCCGCCGAGTACGCCACGCAGTGCGGAATCCTGTGCATCGACGGGCAGGAGCTCGCCACGTGGGCAAGCACGGGCCCGGCTCCGTGGACGGAGTAA